One Cellulomonas sp. NS3 genomic region harbors:
- a CDS encoding PadR family transcriptional regulator — protein sequence MRGRSDVLEPAILGLLHEAPMHGYELRKRLNLVLGSFRALSYGSLYPCLKSLVARGWIAGTESADAPPHALSGKRARIVYQLTADGKEHFQQILASSGPSAWEDENFDVRFAFFAQTDAETRLRILEGRRSRLTERLETIRQSFARTRARMDEYTLELQRHGLEQVEREVRWLDDLIDNERGLRRARPSGAGHPAVTDIQIAVDGASGTPAQTTEKERG from the coding sequence GTGCGCGGACGTTCCGACGTCCTCGAGCCGGCCATCCTCGGCCTGCTCCACGAGGCACCCATGCACGGCTACGAGCTGCGCAAGCGCCTCAACCTCGTGCTCGGCTCGTTCCGCGCGCTGTCCTACGGCTCGCTCTACCCGTGCCTCAAGTCGCTCGTCGCGCGAGGCTGGATCGCCGGCACCGAGTCGGCCGACGCGCCGCCGCACGCCCTGTCGGGCAAGCGCGCGCGGATCGTCTACCAGCTCACGGCGGACGGCAAGGAGCACTTCCAGCAGATCCTCGCCTCGTCGGGCCCGTCGGCGTGGGAGGACGAGAACTTCGACGTCCGGTTCGCGTTCTTCGCGCAGACCGACGCCGAGACGCGGCTGCGGATCCTCGAGGGACGGCGCAGCCGGCTCACCGAGCGCCTCGAGACGATCCGCCAGTCGTTCGCCCGGACCCGGGCCCGCATGGACGAGTACACGCTCGAGCTCCAGCGGCACGGTCTCGAGCAGGTCGAGCGCGAGGTGCGCTGGCTCGACGACCTCATCGACAACGAGCGCGGCCTGCGTCGCGCCCGTCCCTCAGGTGCTGGCCACCCGGCCGTCACCGACATCCAGATAGCTGTCGACGGCGCCTCGGGCACCCCGGCACAGACAACCGAGAAGGAGCGAGGATGA
- a CDS encoding inositol-3-phosphate synthase: MTSIRVAIVGVGNCAASLVQGVHFYADADPSARVPGLMHVQFGPYHVRDIEFVAAFDVDAKKVGFDLSDAIGASENNTIKIADVPPLGVTVQRGVTNDGLGKYYRETIEESDAEPVDIVAALREARADVLVCYLPVGSEVAAKYYAECAIEAGVAFVNALPVFIASDPEWAAKFEAAGVPIVGDDIKSQVGATITHRVLAKLFEDRGVVLDRTYQLNVGGNMDFKNMLERDRLESKKLSKTQAVTSNIDEGPLAGKKEDRNVHIGPSDYVAWLDDRKWAYVRLEGRAFGEVPLNLEYKLEVWDSPNSAGIIIDAVRAAKIAKDRGIGGPILSASTYFMKSPPVQMEDTAGRAQLEAFIRGDVER, encoded by the coding sequence ATGACCTCCATCCGCGTCGCCATCGTCGGCGTCGGCAACTGCGCCGCGTCGCTCGTCCAGGGCGTGCACTTCTACGCCGACGCCGACCCGAGCGCCCGCGTGCCGGGCCTCATGCACGTGCAGTTCGGTCCGTACCACGTGCGTGACATCGAGTTCGTCGCGGCGTTCGACGTCGACGCGAAGAAGGTCGGGTTCGACCTGTCCGACGCGATCGGCGCCTCGGAGAACAACACGATCAAGATCGCCGACGTCCCGCCGCTCGGCGTGACCGTCCAGCGCGGCGTGACCAACGACGGCCTCGGCAAGTACTACCGCGAGACGATCGAGGAGTCGGACGCCGAGCCGGTCGACATCGTCGCCGCGCTGCGCGAGGCCCGTGCCGACGTGCTCGTCTGCTACCTCCCCGTCGGGTCCGAGGTCGCCGCCAAGTACTACGCCGAGTGCGCCATCGAGGCCGGCGTCGCGTTCGTCAACGCGCTGCCCGTCTTCATCGCGTCCGACCCGGAGTGGGCCGCGAAGTTCGAGGCCGCCGGCGTCCCGATCGTCGGCGACGACATCAAGTCGCAGGTCGGCGCCACGATCACGCACCGCGTGCTCGCGAAGCTCTTCGAGGACCGCGGCGTCGTGCTGGACCGCACGTACCAGCTCAACGTCGGCGGCAACATGGACTTCAAGAACATGCTCGAGCGCGACCGCCTCGAGTCGAAGAAGCTCTCCAAGACGCAGGCCGTCACCTCCAACATCGACGAGGGCCCCCTCGCCGGCAAGAAGGAGGACCGCAACGTCCACATCGGCCCGTCGGACTACGTCGCGTGGCTCGACGACCGCAAGTGGGCGTACGTGCGCCTCGAGGGCCGCGCGTTCGGCGAGGTGCCCCTGAACCTCGAGTACAAGCTCGAGGTCTGGGACTCCCCGAACTCGGCCGGCATCATCATCGACGCCGTGCGTGCCGCGAAGATCGCCAAGGACCGCGGCATCGGCGGCCCCATCCTGTCCGCGTCGACGTACTTCATGAAGTCGCCGCCGGTCCAGATGGAGGACACCGCGGGCCGCGCGCAGCTCGAGGCGTTCATCCGCGGCGACGTCGAGCGCTGA
- a CDS encoding MFS transporter produces the protein MRVIGELRQLLRLPGFRRLFAVRLTSQTSDGMFQVGLATLFFFSPENASTATGVAAAFAVLLLPFTIVGPWAGVLLDRWRRRQVLLVGNLVRVGLTLTIAVLMATSGVGPAVYVLALVTLSVNRFLLSALSASLPRVVDGPLLLTANSLTPTLGAAAAGVGGAVGLVLGLVLPEGRAQDVGALVLAASLMGAASALALRLGRDQLGPDARAAGEELRRALGMLAHGLVAGARHLVARRTPALALGVMAVHRFLYGATFIASILISRNLLSDPADADAGLRTFGTVLAASAVGFALAVVLTPVLSPRTGPHAWIVLCLGGAALSQLLLTVTVERWAVLVGAGALGLAAQGAKIAVDTIVQRDTADAFRGRAFALYDVLYNAAFVGAAALAAATLPDTGWSRVVFALLAVAYALAAVLYRAASARGPSDVTLAPVLPGRGEP, from the coding sequence GTGCGCGTGATCGGCGAGCTCCGCCAGCTCCTGCGGCTCCCGGGCTTCCGCCGACTCTTCGCCGTCCGGCTCACGAGCCAGACCTCCGACGGCATGTTCCAGGTCGGCCTCGCGACGCTGTTCTTCTTCTCCCCCGAGAACGCGAGCACCGCGACGGGGGTCGCCGCGGCGTTCGCCGTCCTCCTGCTGCCGTTCACGATCGTCGGGCCGTGGGCCGGGGTGCTGCTCGACCGGTGGCGCCGCCGTCAGGTGCTGCTCGTCGGGAACCTCGTGCGCGTCGGGCTCACCCTGACGATCGCGGTCCTCATGGCGACGAGCGGCGTCGGCCCGGCGGTGTACGTGCTCGCGCTCGTGACGCTCTCGGTCAACCGGTTCCTGCTCTCGGCGCTGTCCGCGTCGCTCCCCCGCGTCGTCGACGGACCGCTGCTGCTCACCGCCAACTCGCTGACCCCGACGCTCGGGGCGGCCGCGGCGGGCGTGGGCGGCGCCGTGGGGCTCGTGCTCGGTCTCGTGCTGCCCGAGGGACGGGCGCAGGACGTCGGGGCGCTCGTGCTGGCCGCCTCGCTCATGGGCGCCGCGTCGGCCCTCGCGCTCCGGCTGGGCCGCGACCAGCTCGGGCCCGACGCGCGCGCCGCCGGCGAGGAGCTGCGCCGCGCGCTCGGGATGCTCGCGCACGGGCTCGTCGCGGGGGCGCGGCACCTCGTCGCGCGGCGCACCCCGGCCCTCGCGCTCGGTGTCATGGCGGTGCACCGGTTCCTCTACGGCGCGACGTTCATCGCGAGCATCCTGATCTCCCGGAACCTGCTCTCCGACCCCGCCGACGCGGACGCCGGGCTCCGGACGTTCGGGACGGTGCTCGCGGCGTCGGCCGTCGGCTTCGCCCTCGCGGTGGTGCTCACCCCGGTGCTGAGCCCGCGCACCGGCCCGCACGCGTGGATCGTGCTGTGCCTCGGGGGGGCGGCGCTCAGCCAGCTCCTGCTGACCGTCACGGTCGAGCGGTGGGCGGTCCTCGTCGGTGCCGGGGCGCTCGGCCTCGCAGCGCAGGGCGCCAAGATCGCCGTCGACACGATCGTCCAGCGCGACACCGCGGACGCGTTCCGCGGGCGGGCGTTCGCGCTCTACGACGTGCTCTACAACGCCGCGTTCGTCGGCGCCGCGGCCCTCGCCGCCGCGACGCTCCCGGACACCGGCTGGTCGCGGGTCGTGTTCGCGCTGCTCGCGGTCGCGTACGCGCTCGCGGCGGTGCTGTACCGGGCGGCCTCCGCGCGCGGCCCGAGCGACGTCACCCTCGCCCCGGTGTTGCCGGGCAGAGGCGAACCCTAG
- a CDS encoding SpoIIE family protein phosphatase, whose protein sequence is MQPDDHAVSASSPRTADPRATAVLPPIVRDRPAATLLVDVERGTVVFANRLAVELAPGMHLPVSLEAWSLEAGLVTPDGAALGAGEFSLADLAAGRPARGVAVTAARRSDASAAREAMWVVGVPLTDAPAPLTRQSLVILLPVREEEALRALQDRAGDLHARAAMASELSFTISDPHEIDDPLVWVNPAFERVTGYSAEDSVGRNCRFLQGPDTDRATIDRLRESLERGETFAETMLNYRKDGTPFWNQVVISPVLDADGVITHHVGIQADVTERVELERARDEALDEARVTSERLQLLAEVVDALAHHLDYGAAVDALADVAVPALATWGFVTVTTDAGQIERIHIATTHPESSTAARILESEDISWLTRSPSVAAALASESGYVAAPFPVDLASLPARTTPRQLDALRELGLGSALVVPLRARDRVIGVLCLVHESVDGFPRAVVDTAAHLGQRAGLALDNVRLYLREREAALTLQHSLLPEIPDVEGLDLAASYVPAVHRAQVGGDWFDVLPLPDGALGLAVGDVVGHDLRAAASMGQLRSVLRSYAWSGERAGRVVAHLDELVRGLGMADISTCVYLRLEVAEGAAGGSRRLTYSRAGHPTPLLRLPGGEVVALSGALATPIGVTTLGEPAPEAEQDMPPGSVLVVYSDGLVERRDRSLREGIAELTRTLGKIPAGASAAEIRDELVERLVSARQEDDVCLLVVRIP, encoded by the coding sequence GTGCAGCCGGACGACCACGCCGTGAGCGCGAGCTCGCCGCGGACCGCAGACCCTCGCGCGACCGCGGTGCTCCCCCCCATCGTCCGGGACAGGCCAGCCGCCACGCTGCTCGTCGATGTCGAGCGCGGGACCGTCGTCTTCGCCAACCGCCTCGCGGTCGAGCTGGCGCCCGGGATGCACCTGCCGGTCTCGCTCGAGGCCTGGTCGCTCGAGGCCGGCCTCGTGACCCCGGACGGGGCCGCGCTCGGCGCGGGCGAGTTCTCGCTCGCCGACCTGGCTGCCGGTCGCCCCGCGCGAGGAGTCGCGGTGACCGCGGCGCGGCGCTCCGACGCGTCGGCTGCGCGCGAGGCGATGTGGGTCGTCGGCGTCCCGCTCACGGACGCGCCGGCGCCGCTCACCCGCCAGTCGCTCGTGATCCTGCTCCCGGTGCGCGAGGAGGAGGCGCTGCGCGCGCTGCAGGACCGCGCGGGTGACCTGCACGCGCGCGCGGCGATGGCGAGCGAGCTGTCGTTCACGATCTCCGACCCCCACGAGATCGACGACCCGCTCGTCTGGGTGAACCCGGCGTTCGAGCGCGTCACCGGATACTCCGCCGAGGACTCCGTGGGTCGCAACTGCCGGTTCCTGCAGGGGCCCGACACCGACCGCGCGACGATCGACCGCTTGCGCGAGTCGCTGGAGCGCGGCGAGACGTTCGCCGAGACGATGCTCAACTACCGCAAGGACGGCACGCCGTTCTGGAACCAGGTCGTCATCAGCCCGGTGCTCGACGCGGACGGGGTCATCACCCACCACGTCGGCATCCAGGCGGACGTCACGGAGCGCGTCGAGCTCGAGCGCGCGCGCGACGAGGCGCTCGACGAGGCCCGTGTGACGAGCGAGCGCCTCCAGCTCCTCGCGGAGGTCGTCGACGCCCTCGCGCACCACCTGGACTACGGGGCCGCGGTCGACGCGCTCGCCGACGTCGCCGTGCCCGCGCTCGCGACCTGGGGCTTCGTCACCGTCACGACCGACGCGGGGCAGATCGAGCGGATCCACATCGCGACGACGCACCCCGAGTCCTCCACGGCCGCCCGGATCCTCGAGAGCGAGGACATCTCGTGGCTCACCCGGTCGCCGAGCGTCGCCGCGGCGCTCGCGAGCGAGTCCGGGTACGTCGCCGCACCGTTCCCCGTCGACCTCGCCAGCCTCCCCGCCCGCACGACGCCGCGGCAGCTCGACGCGCTGCGCGAGCTCGGGCTCGGCAGCGCGCTCGTCGTCCCGCTGCGCGCGCGTGACCGCGTCATCGGCGTGCTGTGCCTCGTGCACGAGTCCGTCGACGGCTTCCCGCGCGCGGTCGTCGACACGGCGGCGCACCTCGGCCAGCGTGCCGGCCTCGCGCTCGACAACGTGCGGCTCTACCTCCGCGAGCGCGAGGCGGCCCTCACGCTGCAGCACTCGCTGCTGCCCGAGATCCCCGACGTCGAGGGTCTCGACCTCGCCGCGTCCTACGTCCCCGCGGTGCACCGCGCGCAGGTGGGCGGCGACTGGTTCGACGTGCTGCCGCTCCCCGACGGCGCGCTCGGGCTCGCGGTCGGCGACGTCGTCGGGCACGACCTGCGCGCCGCGGCGTCGATGGGCCAGCTGCGCTCGGTGCTGCGCTCCTACGCGTGGAGCGGCGAGCGGGCCGGCCGGGTCGTCGCGCACCTCGACGAGCTCGTGCGCGGGCTCGGGATGGCCGACATCTCGACGTGCGTGTACCTGCGGCTCGAGGTGGCCGAGGGTGCCGCGGGCGGGAGCCGGCGGCTCACGTACAGCCGCGCCGGGCACCCGACGCCGCTGCTGCGCCTGCCCGGCGGCGAGGTCGTGGCGCTCTCCGGTGCGCTCGCGACACCCATCGGCGTGACGACTCTCGGGGAGCCGGCGCCCGAGGCCGAGCAGGACATGCCGCCCGGCTCGGTGCTCGTCGTCTACTCCGACGGGCTCGTCGAGCGGCGCGACCGCTCGCTGCGCGAGGGCATCGCCGAGCTGACCCGGACCCTCGGCAAGATCCCCGCGGGGGCGAGCGCGGCCGAGATCCGCGACGAGCTCGTCGAGCGGCTCGTGTCCGCGCGCCAGGAGGACGACGTGTGCCTCCTGGTGGTCCGCATCCCCTGA
- a CDS encoding CCA tRNA nucleotidyltransferase yields the protein MPTDPTDLLQLRRRALTVLADLAPDALELGEVFRAAGHELALVGGPVRDAFLGRVSNDLDFATSATPDETIALLAAWGDAHWDIGKAFGTIGARRHGRRRGGADVVVEVTTYRTDAYDPASRKPEVAFGDTLEGDLSRRDFTVNSMAVRVPELTFVDPFDGLAELARRTLRTPVAARQSFDDDPLRMMRAARFAAQLGFTVDDDALAAIGDMAERITIVSAERVRDELTKLLLSPSPREGLEVLVATGLADHVLPELPALRLEIDEHHRHKDVYEHSLIVLEQAIDLETGTVDAPTGPVPGPDLVLRLAALLHDIGKPATRRFEDGGGVSFHHHEVVGAKLVARRLKALRFDKATVQAVARLTELHLRFHGYGEGAWTDSAVRRYVTDAGPLLERLHRLTRSDCTTRNRRKAERLSRAYDDLEVRIARLREQEELASIRPDLDGAAIMEILGIPPGPTVGKAYKHLLELRMERGPLDHDAARAELLAWWSAQQD from the coding sequence GTGCCCACCGACCCCACCGACCTGCTCCAGCTCCGCCGCCGCGCACTGACCGTCCTCGCGGACCTCGCGCCGGACGCGCTCGAGCTCGGGGAGGTCTTCCGCGCCGCCGGTCACGAGCTCGCGCTCGTGGGCGGGCCGGTGCGGGACGCGTTCCTCGGTCGGGTCAGCAACGACCTCGACTTCGCGACGTCCGCGACCCCCGACGAGACGATCGCGCTGCTCGCCGCGTGGGGCGACGCGCACTGGGACATCGGCAAGGCGTTCGGGACGATCGGTGCACGCCGGCACGGGCGCCGCCGGGGCGGGGCCGACGTTGTCGTCGAGGTCACGACCTACCGCACCGACGCGTACGACCCGGCGTCGCGCAAGCCCGAGGTCGCCTTCGGGGACACGCTCGAGGGCGACCTCTCGCGCCGCGACTTCACGGTCAACTCCATGGCGGTGCGCGTCCCCGAGCTCACGTTCGTCGACCCGTTCGACGGTCTCGCCGAACTGGCGCGCCGCACGCTGCGCACCCCGGTGGCCGCGCGGCAGTCGTTCGACGACGACCCGCTGCGCATGATGCGCGCCGCACGGTTCGCCGCCCAGCTCGGCTTCACGGTGGACGACGACGCGCTCGCGGCGATCGGCGACATGGCCGAGCGCATCACGATCGTCTCGGCCGAGCGCGTGCGCGACGAGCTGACCAAGCTGCTGCTCTCGCCGTCCCCCCGCGAGGGGCTCGAGGTGCTCGTCGCGACCGGGCTCGCCGACCACGTGCTGCCCGAGCTGCCCGCGCTGCGCCTCGAGATCGACGAGCACCACCGCCACAAGGACGTGTACGAGCACTCGCTCATCGTGCTCGAGCAGGCGATCGACCTGGAGACCGGCACGGTCGACGCCCCGACCGGCCCGGTGCCCGGCCCGGACCTGGTGCTGCGGCTCGCGGCGCTGCTGCACGACATCGGCAAGCCCGCGACGCGCCGGTTCGAGGACGGCGGCGGCGTGAGCTTCCACCACCACGAGGTCGTCGGTGCCAAGCTCGTGGCCCGCCGGCTCAAGGCCCTGCGCTTCGACAAGGCCACTGTGCAGGCGGTCGCGCGGCTCACCGAGCTGCACCTGCGCTTCCACGGGTACGGCGAGGGCGCGTGGACGGACTCGGCGGTGCGGCGCTACGTGACCGACGCCGGCCCGCTGCTCGAGCGCCTGCACCGGCTCACGCGCTCGGACTGCACGACCCGCAACCGCCGCAAGGCCGAGCGCCTGTCCCGGGCGTACGACGACCTCGAGGTCCGCATCGCGCGGCTGCGGGAGCAGGAGGAGCTCGCCTCGATCCGCCCCGACCTCGACGGCGCCGCGATCATGGAGATCCTCGGCATCCCGCCGGGGCCCACGGTCGGCAAGGCCTACAAGCACCTGCTCGAGCTGCGCATGGAGCGCGGCCCGCTCGACCACGACGCGGCGCGCGCGGAGCTGCTCGCGTGGTGGTCGGCCCAGCAGGACTGA
- a CDS encoding NUDIX hydrolase, with amino-acid sequence MPSPARPDGVPTPPGGHALRIELRSASVRPVPAVLPVVEETSAGGLVVSTVQGVHHAAVIARRNRAGRLEWCLPKGHLEGVETPEEAAVREIAEETGILGQVLRRLGVIDYWFTGDDRRVHKVVHHFLLGAVGGELTVEGDPDGEAEDVEWVPVTELPGRLAYPNERRLAEAAHLVLTSQA; translated from the coding sequence ATGCCGAGCCCTGCGCGTCCTGATGGCGTACCCACGCCACCGGGCGGGCACGCGCTCCGGATCGAGCTGCGGAGCGCGTCCGTCCGCCCTGTCCCCGCGGTCCTCCCCGTCGTCGAGGAGACCAGCGCGGGCGGCCTCGTCGTGAGCACGGTCCAGGGCGTGCACCACGCCGCGGTCATCGCGCGCCGCAACCGCGCCGGGCGGCTCGAGTGGTGCCTGCCGAAGGGCCACCTGGAGGGTGTCGAGACCCCCGAGGAGGCGGCCGTCCGCGAGATCGCCGAGGAGACCGGGATCCTCGGGCAGGTGCTGCGCCGGCTCGGCGTCATCGACTACTGGTTCACCGGCGACGACCGGCGCGTGCACAAGGTCGTGCACCACTTCCTGCTCGGGGCGGTCGGCGGCGAGCTGACCGTCGAGGGCGACCCGGACGGCGAGGCGGAGGACGTCGAGTGGGTCCCGGTGACGGAGCTGCCCGGACGCCTCGCCTACCCGAACGAGCGTCGGCTCGCCGAGGCGGCCCACCTCGTGCTCACCAGCCAGGCATGA
- a CDS encoding DUF6049 family protein: MSATPSRRAADPRPAGTRPARTRRPARTALRRTPRTPRAGLLARSAGLLAVLAPLVGVTPAPAAAAPSTDELPVTVDVTAVTPQVLAPEQNLSVTVTVRNDGDTELASPSAVLRLSRTRPGTSAELDAWVDADARASAGSAVGRPVALGAPLAPGASADVTFDVPASSVGLLDTPDAWGPRGLAIELLDGRRRVGIERTFLLWLPDAEDLPQTRLSVLVPLVASAPGAGVASATSAQVPAPTATEGAPAEGTDPGTAPGTDGTEEGDGTEQPAPEPPDEDVPDEPQEPEDTALEAQTGPTGRLRALLTASAASTGVSWALDPALLTRAADAGPLSAAWLEELGTAAEGRDVLALPWADPDLAALAHADRPDLLTAALASSADARPLVGESVTPVQWAADDVPDLRTAALAAGSDVPSLVVGPGALTPERTTSTTPGPVTTVTTDAGDVTALVPDPTLSSLLTEPGRLQPGATAATLAQRLLAETAVVAHEDRDTVPHLLATVPRNWSPDAALVTAALDALDAAPWVRLAPASALLDAAPDTADREPLPDVDRAAVELSAATVNALADARNAAVAFAAVLVDPAEHLAGLDHEVLRPLSVAWRADDEGRRSVVQTALADATARRSGLSVVLSERFTIISSTSQIRLALRSTLDQPATVRVEMRPRKACLEVGDAPTATVQPGAEQTVVVEVSANANCDVLVDVFALAPDGTSVATAGRFNAHVSPTIENVGTAVVGALLALALLLGIVKTVRRGQTARRGARLAAQAVPGDESETTPA, from the coding sequence ATGAGCGCAACGCCCTCCCGCCGCGCGGCCGACCCGCGCCCCGCCGGCACGCGCCCCGCCCGCACGCGCCGCCCCGCGCGCACGGCGCTCCGTCGCACGCCGCGAACCCCGCGCGCCGGGCTGCTCGCACGCTCCGCCGGACTGCTCGCGGTGCTCGCCCCGCTCGTCGGCGTGACGCCCGCCCCTGCGGCCGCCGCACCGTCGACCGACGAGCTGCCCGTCACTGTGGACGTCACGGCGGTCACCCCGCAGGTGCTCGCGCCCGAGCAGAACCTGAGCGTGACCGTGACGGTCCGCAACGACGGCGACACCGAGCTCGCGAGCCCGAGCGCCGTCCTTCGCCTGAGCCGGACCCGGCCGGGGACGAGCGCCGAGCTCGACGCCTGGGTCGACGCGGACGCACGGGCGAGCGCGGGCAGCGCCGTCGGGCGGCCCGTCGCACTCGGTGCACCGCTCGCCCCGGGTGCGTCGGCCGACGTCACCTTCGACGTGCCGGCCTCGTCCGTCGGCCTGCTCGACACCCCGGACGCGTGGGGGCCGCGTGGCCTCGCGATCGAGCTCCTCGACGGGCGTCGGCGCGTGGGGATCGAGCGCACGTTCCTGCTGTGGCTGCCCGACGCCGAGGACCTGCCCCAGACCCGGCTCAGCGTGCTCGTGCCGCTCGTGGCGTCGGCGCCCGGTGCGGGCGTGGCGTCGGCCACGAGCGCGCAGGTGCCCGCCCCGACGGCGACCGAGGGGGCCCCCGCGGAGGGGACGGACCCGGGCACCGCGCCCGGGACGGACGGGACCGAGGAGGGCGACGGCACCGAGCAGCCCGCGCCCGAGCCGCCCGACGAGGACGTGCCCGACGAGCCGCAGGAGCCGGAGGACACCGCGCTCGAGGCCCAGACGGGTCCCACGGGCCGCCTGCGCGCGCTGCTGACCGCGAGCGCCGCGAGCACCGGGGTGTCCTGGGCGCTCGACCCGGCCCTGCTCACGCGCGCGGCCGACGCCGGGCCGCTGTCGGCCGCGTGGCTCGAGGAGCTCGGTACCGCCGCCGAGGGCCGTGACGTGCTGGCGCTGCCGTGGGCCGACCCCGACCTCGCGGCGCTCGCGCACGCCGACCGGCCCGACCTGCTCACGGCGGCGCTCGCGTCGTCGGCCGACGCCCGTCCGCTGGTCGGTGAGTCGGTCACGCCCGTGCAGTGGGCGGCCGACGACGTCCCCGACCTGCGCACCGCCGCGCTCGCCGCCGGCTCCGACGTCCCGTCCCTCGTCGTCGGCCCCGGCGCGCTCACGCCCGAGCGCACGACGTCGACGACGCCCGGTCCCGTGACGACCGTGACGACCGACGCGGGCGACGTGACGGCACTCGTGCCGGACCCCACGCTCAGCTCGCTGCTCACCGAGCCCGGCCGGCTCCAGCCCGGGGCGACCGCGGCGACGCTCGCGCAGCGGCTGCTCGCCGAGACCGCCGTCGTCGCGCACGAGGACCGCGACACGGTGCCGCACCTGCTCGCGACCGTCCCGCGGAACTGGTCCCCCGACGCCGCGCTCGTGACCGCCGCGCTCGACGCCCTCGACGCCGCGCCCTGGGTCCGCCTCGCTCCCGCGAGCGCGCTCCTCGACGCCGCACCCGACACGGCCGACCGCGAGCCGCTCCCCGACGTCGACCGCGCCGCGGTCGAGCTCTCGGCCGCGACGGTCAACGCGCTCGCCGACGCCCGGAACGCCGCCGTCGCGTTCGCCGCGGTGCTCGTGGACCCCGCGGAGCACCTCGCGGGGCTCGACCACGAGGTGCTGCGTCCGCTGTCGGTCGCGTGGCGCGCCGACGACGAGGGCCGCCGCAGCGTCGTCCAGACGGCGCTCGCCGACGCGACCGCGCGACGCTCGGGACTCAGCGTCGTGCTGAGCGAACGGTTCACGATCATCTCGAGCACGAGCCAGATCCGGCTCGCGCTGCGCAGCACGCTCGACCAGCCCGCGACGGTCCGGGTCGAGATGCGCCCGCGCAAGGCGTGCCTCGAGGTCGGCGACGCCCCCACGGCGACCGTCCAGCCCGGCGCCGAGCAGACCGTCGTGGTCGAGGTCAGCGCCAACGCCAACTGCGACGTGCTCGTCGACGTGTTCGCGCTCGCGCCCGACGGCACCTCGGTCGCGACGGCCGGGCGCTTCAACGCGCACGTGTCCCCCACCATCGAGAACGTCGGCACCGCCGTCGTGGGCGCGCTCCTCGCGCTCGCGCTGCTGCTCGGCATCGTGAAGACCGTGCGCCGGGGCCAGACGGCCCGGCGCGGAGCCCGGCTCGCGGCGCAGGCCGTGCCCGGTGACGAGAGCGAGACGACCCCCGCATGA